In one Cloacibacillus porcorum genomic region, the following are encoded:
- a CDS encoding UDP-N-acetylglucosamine--N-acetylmuramyl-(pentapeptide) pyrophosphoryl-undecaprenol N-acetylglucosamine transferase: MAENEKRRLLLAAGGTGGHIWPALSFGSWINGRHPECEVGYICGSRPLELEIYRAAGVEPAVLPMEGSPLSGVGLRQRGRRLASLFSAYGAASGAIARFKPNAALLFGGYLSFPLIMACKRAGIRCAMHEQNARAGKVTRFAAKLGLDIYSGWKECLPLAPKDHLRTGVPVRDFELLSQREAWRKLVLSEEMPEGPKVVVFSGSLGSQSIKESICEIAASGEFLGWNFILPAVAEKMERRGGNVWLLPKVWEASLLYAAADMLVLRAGGSTLTEAGVLGIPALIIPWKGAADNHQYHNALSFVSENAGLIWTGDEGMDILASSLLRLKAMGRKGKGRGLYGQGNIICENLWSAVWSH; this comes from the coding sequence ATGGCTGAAAATGAAAAACGCAGGCTTTTGCTCGCGGCGGGCGGCACCGGCGGACATATCTGGCCGGCGCTCTCCTTCGGCAGTTGGATAAATGGGCGTCACCCGGAGTGCGAGGTCGGATATATTTGCGGCTCGCGGCCGCTTGAGCTGGAGATTTACCGTGCCGCCGGCGTCGAACCGGCGGTGCTGCCGATGGAGGGTTCGCCCCTCTCCGGCGTCGGCCTCAGGCAAAGAGGCAGGCGTCTGGCCTCGCTCTTCTCAGCCTACGGCGCGGCGTCGGGGGCCATAGCGCGTTTTAAGCCGAACGCGGCGCTGCTCTTCGGAGGTTATCTCTCTTTTCCGCTGATAATGGCCTGCAAGAGGGCCGGGATACGGTGCGCGATGCACGAACAGAACGCGCGCGCCGGTAAGGTGACGCGGTTCGCCGCAAAGCTGGGGCTGGATATATACAGCGGCTGGAAGGAATGTCTGCCGCTTGCCCCGAAGGACCACCTGCGGACGGGGGTACCGGTGAGAGATTTTGAGCTGCTCTCTCAGAGGGAGGCCTGGCGGAAGCTGGTCCTCTCCGAGGAGATGCCGGAGGGACCGAAGGTGGTGGTCTTTTCGGGCTCGCTCGGCAGTCAATCAATAAAGGAAAGTATCTGCGAGATCGCGGCCTCGGGGGAGTTTCTCGGATGGAACTTCATCCTTCCCGCCGTCGCTGAAAAGATGGAGCGCCGCGGCGGCAATGTCTGGCTGCTTCCCAAAGTCTGGGAGGCTTCGCTGCTCTACGCGGCGGCGGATATGCTGGTGCTGCGCGCGGGCGGTTCGACGCTGACGGAGGCGGGAGTGCTTGGAATTCCGGCGCTCATCATCCCCTGGAAGGGCGCCGCCGACAATCACCAGTACCACAACGCGCTGTCATTTGTGAGTGAGAACGCCGGCCTTATATGGACCGGAGACGAGGGGATGGATATCCTTGCCTCATCCCTGCTGCGCCTGAAGGCGATGGGCCGAAAAGGTAAGGGCCGCGGCCTTTACGGGCAGGGTAATATAATTTGCGAGAACCTTTGGAGCGCAGTATGGAGCCATTGA
- the murC gene encoding UDP-N-acetylmuramate--L-alanine ligase, giving the protein MDKLENRDISLKNKSIHLMGIGGAGMSGLAILLDQIGAKVSGCDTIKTPYMKHLDERNIPIIIGHEARHIDEFMPNILVYSSALPNDHPEILKAWQQGIQVSRRAEVLSQIFNVRRGVGVAGTHGKTTTSSMISLVAENAGLDPTVAIGGELLQIGTNAKLGTSDYMVAELDESDRSFVYFHPELAIVTNVDWDHRDHYMTFKAVTDAFAEFLTNVKSEGKVILCMEDSGVRKLREEYSVSPSAVTYGWGRGWNWGAAEVKHFAGGGVSYLLFHDGEELGTVELSVSGEHNVLNSLAAYAACYEMGIAHDDIVKGLKIFRGAKRRLQRTGEVGDILIYDDYGHHPNEISATLNTVRRIFPERRIVAIFQPHRFSRTAALYKEFADALSLADRAFILPIYGSDEMPMEGVSSKLIFDAASDDTRSHYELSGNFDDLISSVCKAARSGDIILTVGAGSVGTLGKKIVEKLTEMQA; this is encoded by the coding sequence ATGGACAAGTTGGAGAACAGGGATATCAGCCTTAAAAACAAAAGCATACATTTAATGGGGATCGGAGGGGCCGGAATGAGCGGCCTGGCCATCCTTTTAGATCAGATCGGGGCTAAGGTCTCTGGCTGCGACACGATAAAGACCCCCTATATGAAACACCTTGATGAACGTAACATTCCTATTATTATAGGACATGAAGCCAGGCACATAGATGAATTTATGCCGAATATCCTTGTCTATTCCAGCGCCCTGCCCAACGACCATCCGGAGATCCTCAAGGCGTGGCAGCAGGGGATACAGGTATCGCGCCGCGCCGAGGTGCTGAGCCAGATATTTAACGTGCGCCGCGGCGTCGGAGTGGCTGGAACGCACGGAAAGACCACCACCTCCTCGATGATCTCGCTGGTCGCGGAGAACGCGGGGCTGGATCCCACCGTCGCGATCGGCGGCGAGCTGCTGCAGATCGGTACGAACGCCAAGCTTGGCACAAGCGACTATATGGTTGCCGAGCTGGACGAGAGCGACCGCTCCTTCGTCTACTTCCACCCCGAACTGGCCATCGTCACCAACGTCGACTGGGACCACCGGGACCACTATATGACATTCAAGGCCGTCACCGACGCCTTTGCCGAGTTTCTCACGAATGTCAAGAGCGAGGGTAAGGTTATCCTCTGTATGGAGGACAGCGGTGTGCGCAAGCTCCGCGAAGAGTACAGCGTCTCTCCCTCCGCTGTCACCTATGGCTGGGGGCGCGGTTGGAACTGGGGCGCCGCGGAGGTGAAGCACTTCGCCGGCGGCGGCGTCTCCTATCTGCTCTTTCACGACGGCGAAGAGCTCGGGACCGTCGAGCTCTCCGTATCGGGAGAACATAACGTGCTCAACTCGCTCGCGGCCTACGCCGCCTGCTATGAAATGGGCATCGCGCACGACGATATCGTCAAAGGGCTGAAAATATTCAGGGGCGCGAAGCGCAGGCTGCAAAGGACGGGAGAGGTGGGGGACATCCTCATCTATGACGATTACGGCCATCACCCCAACGAGATATCGGCGACGCTGAACACCGTGCGCCGGATATTCCCCGAACGCCGCATCGTCGCCATCTTCCAGCCGCACCGCTTCAGCCGCACCGCCGCACTCTACAAGGAGTTTGCCGACGCCCTTTCTCTTGCGGACCGGGCATTTATACTGCCGATATATGGCTCCGACGAAATGCCGATGGAGGGCGTCTCCTCCAAGCTGATCTTTGACGCCGCCTCGGACGACACGCGCTCGCACTACGAGCTATCGGGAAACTTTGACGACCTTATCTCCTCGGTCTGCAAGGCTGCCCGCTCCGGCGACATCATCCTGACGGTCGGCGCGGGATCTGTGGGGACGCTCGGCAAAAAGATCGTTGAAAAGCTGACGGAAATGCAGGCGTAG
- the murB gene encoding UDP-N-acetylmuramate dehydrogenase, producing the protein MEKGALISNCSLKELNTWQCGGRCLWLAAPASVSEAASLIERARDSSTELYVLGGGSNILVQDGLLNAGVISSAAMDSLAFREEGGAVFAEAGAGLPVRKMLALALERGLGGLAFLAGIPGTVGGALYGNAGAAGESFAPLVEWIETLSRNGEPRCWRRDELRWQYRSSPWTEPPLLITKALFRLSYESKDNIIKNIRHFSELKKGQPIGAKTAGCVFKNPPGDSAGRLLDQCGCKELSVGGARVSPRHANFIENHGGARAEDIYNLTRLCQKRVYDEFGVTLSYEIKFFGAF; encoded by the coding sequence ATGGAAAAGGGGGCGCTGATCTCCAACTGTTCTTTAAAGGAGCTCAACACCTGGCAGTGCGGAGGCCGCTGCCTATGGCTAGCCGCGCCCGCTTCGGTCTCAGAGGCCGCCTCGCTGATCGAGAGAGCGCGGGATTCTTCGACTGAGCTCTACGTACTCGGCGGCGGATCGAACATCCTCGTTCAGGACGGTTTGCTGAACGCGGGGGTGATCTCCTCGGCGGCGATGGATTCGCTTGCCTTCCGTGAGGAGGGGGGCGCGGTATTCGCCGAGGCCGGAGCGGGCCTTCCCGTCAGAAAGATGCTCGCGCTGGCCCTGGAAAGAGGGCTGGGAGGACTAGCCTTTCTCGCGGGAATACCCGGTACCGTCGGCGGCGCGCTCTACGGCAACGCGGGAGCGGCGGGCGAGAGCTTCGCCCCGCTGGTCGAGTGGATTGAGACGCTGTCACGGAACGGCGAGCCGCGCTGCTGGCGGCGGGATGAGCTGCGCTGGCAGTACAGGAGCTCGCCCTGGACGGAGCCGCCGCTGCTCATAACGAAGGCGCTGTTTCGTCTCTCATATGAGTCAAAAGATAATATTATCAAAAATATAAGACATTTTTCGGAGCTTAAAAAGGGACAGCCAATCGGCGCTAAGACGGCGGGATGCGTCTTTAAGAATCCTCCCGGAGATTCGGCGGGACGGCTGCTTGACCAATGCGGCTGCAAGGAGCTCTCCGTCGGCGGGGCGCGGGTTTCCCCGCGTCACGCAAATTTTATCGAAAATCACGGAGGCGCGCGCGCGGAGGATATATATAATCTAACGCGGCTGTGTCAAAAAAGAGTATATGATGAGTTTGGGGTAACGCTGAGCTATGAAATTAAATTCTTTGGGGCGTTTTAG